In Babylonia areolata isolate BAREFJ2019XMU chromosome 10, ASM4173473v1, whole genome shotgun sequence, the following proteins share a genomic window:
- the LOC143286993 gene encoding uncharacterized protein LOC143286993, with amino-acid sequence MASKYVMGKDPSQGPVTRSAAVSGKKEVVGVGEDSPFLKTLGPGSGISRQSPNWIKEMMEAQYNTPPVTSTVVWTNVTTPGGAFTGPRFPSPSQVRSQITTSGTGYVTGTPGVMTSRVSESNTHDNTSMVGGDVTSLILYLERKEEMRRQDEERKEEIRRQEEERKEEIRRQEEMELRQLERERFELLAQSLAQRPSREESPAARLPTFAPPRLTLPELRPGDDVDDFLDHFEAVADSYNMAEETRSLYLISSLTGKAREAFNNLPPESSYTDLKAALRRQFRISPEAYRKKFREIRKAGSESFIQFGIRLKRTLEHWETMSGMALRDLILIEQLLSTVTDDLAVCIRDEGLRTFQEVIERAERFAEARRGIRVFKTSAGSLGGGLKSSPMPKRGNLSYSQHPLAEQSPYSVVPPRGSMASAPKSATAPGKGGNQCFYCGDGGHYKRDCPKLKRDRRQQAAVGHTHESCALATVPVFSAEQQGDQGEMGPTCSVFLSLVEDRIVDSIRDSGATCTFVDESVVPPDAEKGGTCQVTGVEKSFNAVRPYVKVQVATPYFKGAVWAVALRNPAYTLLIGNNVLFADGTRQGVSTQLPREVLAAVTTRAMARDQAPVLQPTQGPVTDAVALHTDRETVRRLQARDHTLQQLRQATTPNINTEREGKASYTMHDGLLFRVFHKNGEHLKQLVVPLGLRRTVLSLGHDIPMAGHLGVRRTQERVWQHFYWPGMCKDVRQYCRSCDVCQRTSPRGKNQRVPLGTVPLVSEPFQKVGVDIVGPITPASARGNRYILVVVDYATRYPEAVALKGIDSVTVADALWQMWTRVGVPSEVLTDRGTQFTSDVMAQVNRLLGIHGRTTTPYHAQANGLVERFNATLKKMIQRLCIEKPKDWDLFIPAVLFAFREVPQESLRFSPFELLYGRTVRGPMALLRQLWTKEASSPPETLTEVEYVVDLRNRLEETCRLARENLQQAATKYKRQYDKKARERWFEVGDEVLLLLPEKKNKLQIAWQGPYRVIERVGDWDYRIAVKGTPRLYHANLLKRYTRREECSAAVAPVVIEETEDDHTGSFSSQGIPLLPLQAEETWKDVSVHTNLTSSQKQEIMGICQSASGVLTDLPLRCTVGECELVLEDITPVRVRQYPLPHSQYDVIREEVQSMLKMGVIEPATSPYSAPIVLVKKKDGKVRFCVDFRRLNRVLRFDAEPLPDVNQIFAKLSHAKYFSKLDLAKGYWQIPMKESDRPKTAFTTPQGQFQWLVMPFGLKTAGAIFSRIMRRVLGPLQLDDAHNFMDDLLLATGTWNRHTEVLQQILCRLQEVQLSARPTKCQLGCPEISFLGHHLQGGQLHPEQDKVAKIREAHPPATKKELRAFLGLAGYYRRFVPKFSETALPLTNKTKGSEPNKVLWSDECQKAFDKLKEALINPPVLVLPDPSKTFVLRTDASGLGLGAVLLQDHGEGLQPIAFASKKLSGAEQRYHTIEQEALAVVWGIRKFYPYLYGRHFVLESDHHPLKYLHRIRPVSRRLMGWAVELQSHSFTFRHIKGVDNLGADYLSRTGQ; translated from the coding sequence ATGGCTTCCAAGTATGTCATGGGAAAAGATCCATCCCAAGGACCGGTTACAAGGTCAGCTGCGGTCTCAGGCAAGAAAGAAGTGGTCGGTGTCGGGGAGGATTCTCCCTTTCTGAAAACTCTGGGCCCTGGCTCAGGAATTTCTCGGCAGTCCCCTAATTGGATCAAGGAGATGATGGAGGCACAGTATAACACCCCTCCAGTCACTTCCACAGTGGTTTGGACAAATGTCACCACTCCTGGGGGAGCTTTTACAGGCCCAAGGTTCCCCAGTCCTTCACAGGTACGTTCTCAGATAACTACCTCAGGCACTGGGTACGTCACTGGCACTCCTGGGGTTATGACCTCACGGGTTTCAGAGTCTAACACGCATGATAATACCTCCATGGTGGGGGGCGACGTTACATCCCTCATTCTGTatttggagagaaaggaggagatgcgtcgacaagatgaggagaggaaagaagagatacgtcgacaggaggaggagaggaaggaggagatacGTCGACAGGAGGAGATGGAGCTCCGGCAGTTAGAGCGAGAGAGATTTGAGCTTTTGGCTCAAAGCCTTGCTCAGCGGCCTAGCCGAGAGGAGTCCCCGGCAGCGAGACTGCCCACTTTCGCCCCTCCAAGGCTGACTCTTCCTGAGTTACGCCCAGGCGACGATGTCGACGATTTTTTAGATCATTTCGAAGCAGTCGCTGACTCCTATAACATGGCAGAAGAGACTCGATCGCTTTACTTGATTAGTTCCTTGACAGGAAAGGCCCGGGAGGCATTTAACAACTTACCTCCGGAGAGTTCTTATACTGATCTGAAAGCGGCGCTTCGCCGTCAGTTCAGGATATCTCCTGAAGCTTACCGTAAAAAGTTTAGGGAGATACGCAAAGCCGGAAGTGAGTCCTTCATCCAGTTTGGGATTCGTCTTAAGCGCACGCTCGAGCACTGGGAAACCATGTCCGGAATGGCACTGAGGGACTTGATTCTCATTGAACAGCTTCTCAGCACTGTGACAGACGACCTGGCTGTGTGTATCAGGGATGAAGGCCTTAGAACGTTCCAGGAAGTCATAGAGAGGGCCGAACGCTTTGCGGAAGCTAGAAGGGGAATCAGGGTCTTCAAGACCAGTGCAGGTTCTCTAGGTGGGGGACTCAAGTCTTCGCCCATGCCGAAGCGTGGGAACCTAAGCTATTCTCAGCATCCGTTGGCTGAACAATCACCGTATTCAGTTGTTCCGCCTCGTGGCAGCATGGCGTCTGCCCCTAAGTCGGCCACTGCACCGGGTAAGGGGGGCAATCAGTGTTTTTATTGTGGCGATGGGGGACATTACAAGCGCGACTGTCCAAAGTTAAAGAGAGACCGGAGGCAACAAGCGGCAGTCGGCCACACACACGAGAGTTGCGCTTTAGCAACTGTACCTGTGTTCAGCGCTGAACAACAAGGTGACCAAGGAGAAATGGGGCCTACCTGTTCTGTGTTTCTCAGCCTCGTAGAGGATCGGATAGTCGATTCTATTCGAGACTCTGGCGCTACATGCACTTTCGTTGACGAGAGCGTGGTACCTCCTGACGCCGAGAAAGGAGGAACGTGTCAGGTGACTGGAGTTGAAAAGTCCTTCAATGCTGTCCGTCCTTATGTTAAGGTACAGGTTGCTACACCGTACTTTAAAGGAGCTGTGTGGGCTGTGGCACTCCGGAATCCGGCATATACACTGCTCATTGGTAACAACGTGCTTTTCGCAGACGGTACACGACAAGGGGTGTCGACACAGCTACCCAGGGAGGTGCTGGCAGCAGTAACCACACGAGCGATGGCAAGGGATCAGGCGCCCGTCTTACAGCCTACTCAGGGACCGGTGACAGATGCAGTAGCTCTCCACACGGATAGGGAGACCGTCCGTCGTCTTCAGGCCAGAGACCACACCCTGCAGCAACTGAGACAAGCGACAACTCCCAATATCAACACAGAACGGGAGGGTAAGGCATCTTACACAATGCATGACGGTCTCTTGTTCCGTGTGTTCCACAAGAACGGGGAGCACCTCAAGCAACTGGTGGTACCTCTGGGCCTCAGGCGCACTGTTCTCTCCCTAGGGCATGACATACCCATGGCGGGGCATTTGGGAGTTCGGCGGACACAAGAGCGAGTGTGGCAACacttctactggcctggcatgtgcaAGGATGTCCGCCAGTACTGTCGGTCGTGTGACGTCTGTCAGCGTACTTCTCCGCGTGGCAAGAACCAGCGCGTGCCGTTAGGTACTGTCCCTCTTGTGTCAGAACCCTTCCAGAAAGTGGGAGTGGACATCGTAGGTCCAATCACTCCAGCCTCTGCGCGGGGCAATCGTTACATTCTGGTGGTCGTTGATTACGCCACACGTTACCCAGAAGCCGTTGCGTTGAAGGGAATCGATTCTGTCACAGTTGCAGACGCACTGTGGCAAATGTGGACCCGAGTGGGAGTACCCTCGGAGGTACTCACAGACAGAGGTACCCAGTTCACAAGTGACGTGATGGCTCAGGTAAACCGGTTGTTGGGGATCCATGGCAGAACTACGACTCCGTACCATGCACAGGCAAACGGTCTTGTCGAGCGTTTCAACGCCACCCTGAAGAAAATGATCCAACGCCTCTGTATTGAGAAGCCCAAGGATTGGGATCTGTTCATTCCGGCCGTCCTGTTTGCGTTCAGGGAAGTGCCACAGGAGTCCCTGCGGTTTTCTCCCTTTGAGCTTCTGTATGGCCGCACGGTCAGGGGGCCCATGGCTCTTTTGCGCCAGCTGTGGACCAAGGAAGCGTCATCGCCTCCAGAAACCCTCACGGAGGTAGAGTACGTGGTGGATCTGCGCAATCGGCTGGAAGAGACCTGCAGGCTGGCACGAGAGAACCTGCAGCAAGCAGCCACCAAGTACAAGCGACAGTATGATAAAAAAGCCCGTGAGCGATGGTTCGAGGTAGGAGACGAAGTCTTGCTGCTCTtaccagagaaaaagaacaagctcCAAATTGCTTGGCAGGGCCCCTACAGGGTGATAGAGCGGGTGGGCGACTGGGATTACCGTATTGCGGTCAAAGGAACCCCACGACTCTATCATGCCAATCTACTGAAGCGGTACACCCGGAGAGAGGAGTGTTCCGCAGCTGTAGCCCCAGTGGtcatagaagaaacagaagatgacCACACAGGCTCTTTCAGCTCACAGGGGATTCCACTTCTACCCCTGCAAGCAGAAGAGACATGGAAAGATGTCTCTGTCCACACAAACCTCACTTCTTCACAGAAGCAGGAAATCATGGGTATCTGTCAGAGTGCTAGTGGCGTTCTCACCGACCTTCCCCTCAGGTGCACCGTGGGGGAGTGTGAGCTGGTTCTGGAGGACATTACACCAGTACGAGTCCGCCAGTACCCACTGCCCCACTCACAGTATGACGTAATCAGAGAGGAGGTCCAATCCATGCTGAAGATGGGAGTGATCGAGCCTGCCACGTCACCTTACTCTGCACCCATTGTATTAGTCAAAAAGAAAGACGGGAAGGTTCGCTTCTGTGTGGACTTTCGCCGTCTCAACCGGGTACTACGCTTTGATGCAGAACCGTTGCCCGATGTCAACCAGATTTTTGCAAAGCTGAGCCATGCCAAGTACTTTTCTAAACTCGACTTAGCTAAAGGGTATTGGCAGATACCCATGAAAGAGAGTGACCGACCCAAGACCGCATTCACGACGCCACAGGGTCAGTTTCAGTGGCTGGTGATGCCGTTCGGGCTGAAAACGGCCGGTGCGATTTTTAGTCGCATCATGCGAAGAGTTCTGGGACCACTGCAGTTAGATGACGCCCATAACTTTATGGATGATCTGCTGCTGGCCACCGGTACTTGGAATCGTCACACCGAAGTTCTGCAGCAGATACTCTGCCGCCTACAGGAGGTACAGCTGTCGGCGAGACCTACTAAGTGCCAGCTTGGCTGTCCAGAAATCAGCTTTCTTGGACACCACCTCCAGGGTGGTCAGCTGCACCCAGAACAGGACAAGGTAGCAAAAATCCGGGAAGCACACCCTCCTGCCACAAAGAAGGAGCTGCGTGCCTTCCTTGGACTGGCTGGCTATTACAGGCGTTTCGTGCCTAAGTTCTCAGAAACAGCCCTACCTCTGACCAACAAGACCAAAGGCAGTGAGCCCAACAAAGTTCTGTGGTCGGATGAGTGccagaaagcctttgacaagttAAAAGAAGCACTCATCAACCCCCCAGTGCTGGTCCTTCCCGACCCTAGCAAAACATTTGTGCTACGGACAGACGCCTCAGGGTTGGGCCTTGGGGCCGTGCTTCTTCAGGATCACGGTGAAGGACTACAACCCATAGCTTTCGCCAGCAAGAAGCTCAGTGGAGCTGAACAGCGGTACCACACCATAGAGCAGGAGGCACTGGCAGTGGTTTGGGGTATACGGAAGTTCTATCCCTACCTGTACGGAAGGCATTTTGTGCTTGAGAGTGACCATCATCCTCTCAAGTATCTGCACCGTATCCGTCCCGTCAGTCGACGTCTCATGGGATGGGCTGTGGAGCTCCAGTCTCACAGCTTCACCTTCAGACACATCAAGGGTGTCGACAACTTGGGGGCAGACTACCTGAGTAGGACTGGGCAGTAA